The genomic stretch AATTTTGTCAAACGGTGCTTCCGCCTGGCGGGAGTTTTGGCGAAAGATGCGACTAGCGGAGGAGCACTAAAAAACCATTATTAGGAGGTGTTGAAGAAATGGCGGTTATTTCCATGAAACAGCTACTAGAAGCTGGGGTACACTTCGGTCATCAGACTCGTCGTTGGAACCCGAAGATGGATCGTTATATCTTCACTGAAAGAAACGGTATTTACATTATTGATTTGCAAAAAACGGTTAAAAAAGTTGACGAAGCGTACAACTTTGTTAAATCGATCGCTGCAGACGGCGGCACTATGCTGTTCGTAGGTACGAAAAAACAAGCTCAAGATTCCGTGAAAGAAGAAGCAGAGCGTTGCGGCAACTTCTACATCAACCAACGTTGGTTGGGTGGAACTTTGACTAACTTCCAAACGATTCAAAAACGTATCGAGCGTTTGAAACAACTTGAAAAATGGTCTGAGGATGGCACTTTCGAGGTTCTACCTAAGAAAGAAGTTATCATTCTTAACAAAGAAAAAGACCGTTTGGAAAAATTCCTTGGCGGTATTAAAGGAATGAAAGGTTTGCCAAGCGCGTTGTTCATTATTGATCCACGCAAAGAGCGTATTGCTGTTGCAGAAGCTCGTAAACTTGGTATCCCAATCGTTGGTATCGTTGATACTAACTGTGATCCAGACGAAATCGACTACGTAATCCCTGGTAACGATGATGCAATTCGTGCTGTTAAGTTGCTGACCTCGAAAATGGCTGATGCAATTGTTGAAGCTAATCAAGGCGAACAAACAACAGCTTAATTTAAAGACTTTAATTAGTCAACAAAGGGTGGTCAGATGGTGATAAACCTCTCACTGCCCTTTTTTTGAATGTAAATCACTAAAAATAGATACTTATAACAAAACACAATTTTATAGTTGCGGAGCGACAGGTTTCCGTACAAATTATAGGAGGGTTTACAATGGCAGTTAGTGCTAGCGCAGTAAAAGAGCTACGTGAAAGAACAGGAGCAGGGATGCTTGATTGCAAGAAAGCTTTGGACGAAACAAACAACGATGTTGACAAAGCGATCGCTTTGCTTCGTGAAAAAGGTTTGGCAGCAGCAGCAAATAAAGCTGGTCGTATTGCAACTGAAGGTGTAGTTGAATCGTATATCCACGCAGGCGGTCGTATCGGCGTAATCGTAGAAGTTAACTGCGAAACTGATTTTGTTGCAAAAACGGATCAATTCCGTGATTTTGCAAGAGACGTTGCTATGCAAATCGCAGCAGCTAACCCTAAATTTGTTCGTCGTGAAGAAGTTTCAGCAGAAGAGATTGAAAAAGAACGCGAAATCTTGAAAGCTCAAGCACTTAACGAAGGCAAACCTGAAAAAATCGTTGAAAAAATGGTTGAAGGCCGTATTTCCAAATATTACGAGGAATTTTGTTTGCTAGAGCAGTCTTTCATCAAAGACCCAGACAAAACAATCGCGACTTTGCTTAATGAGAAAATCAACAAAATTGGTGAAAACATTTCCATCCGTCGCTTTGTTCGTTATGAGCTTGGTGAAGGTCTAGAGAAAAAAGTAGACAACTTTGTTGAAGAAGTAATGGCTCAAGTAAAAAAATAATCCGAACGCACAGGCGGGGCGGGGCGTCCGCCCCGCCTGCTTGTATGAATAGAACATATTTGAAGGACCTCATCTACTGAGGTGCATGATGGAGGTATTAACGTTGGAGCATCCTGTGTACAAACGTATAGTCTTGAAGGTTAGCGGTGAATCATTGTCTGGGCAAGAAGGTTATGGCATAGAAGCTACTGTCATATCTTCTATAGCAGAGCAAGTGAAGGAAGTCGTTGCACTTGGTATAGAAGTAGCTATTGTCGTCGGCGGAGGCAACATTTGGCGCGGAATTGCAGGTTCTGCAAAAGGTATTGACCGTGCTACTGCTGATTATATGGGAATGCTTGCTACTCTTATGAACTCGCTAGCACTTCAAGATGCGCTGGAACAAATCGATGTACCAACTCGCGTACAAACGTCGATCGCAATGCAGCAAATTGCTGAACCGTACATTAGACGACGTGCTATTCGTCATTTGGAAAAAGGACGTGTCGTCATTTTTGCAGCGGGTACCGGCAATCCGTTCTTCTCCACAGATACGACTGCGGCGCTTCGCGCTGCTGAGATTGAAGCGGAAGTTATTTTGATGGCTAAGAACAAAGTGGACGGCGTATACTCCGCAGATCCATTTAAAGATGAAACAGCTCAAAAATTTGAGGAGCTTACATACCTCGATATGCTAAACCGTAATTTAGGTGTTATGGATTCAACTGCAGCCTCACTTTGCATGGACAACAATATTCCTCTGATCGTATTTGCGATTACAGAGAAAGGGAATATTAAACGTGTCGTACTGGGTGAGAAAATCGGAACGATAGTGAGAGGAAGTGCGAAATAATGCCACAAGAAATCAAAAAAAATGCCGAAGAACGTATGGAAAAAGCGATTTCTGCACTAAAACGTGATTTATCCTCGTTGCGCGCTGGTAAAGCTAATCCTTCGTTACTAGATCGCATTCAAGTTGAATATTATGGGGCTATGACGCCTGTTAATCAATTAGCTAACATTAATACACCTGACTCACGTACATTGTTTATTCAACCGTGGGACAAAACGTCAATCTCTGCAATTGAGAAGGCGATCATGAAATCGGATCTTGGTCTAACACCGTCTAACGATGGAACGGCGATTCGTATTTCTATTCCTCCGCTTACGGAAGAGCGTCGTGCTGACCTTGTGAAAATGTCGAAGAAATTCGGTGAAGAAGCAAAGGTAGCTATTCGCAATATTCGCCGTGATGCGAATGAGGGTGTTAAAAAACTCGAAAAAACATCGATTTCTGAAGATGAGTCACGTGGTCATCAGGAAGACATCCAAAAAGCAACAGATAAATTTATCGCTGCTGTCGATAAAGTGTTGGTTGATAAAGAAAAAGAAATTATGGAAGTATAATGATCTCTGGGCCCCTCCGATAGGTGGGGTTTGGTTTTGATTTCGGTTGGGAGGAAGTAAGATGATCGAGCGACTTTGGGCCAAACTAGGCAAATCGTCCTTACAGCCGACTGATTCTATGGCCTTAGAAAATGTGCCTGAGCACGTTGCCATTATTATGGACGGGAACGGTCGCTGGGCTAAAGATCGTGGATTGCCACGAATGGCAGGTCATCATTCCGGCATGAAAGCGGTCAAACGGATTACGATGGCAGCTGATCGGTTAGGCGTCAAATATTTGACGTTATACGCGTTTTCAACGGAAAACTGGAAAAGACCGAAAGCAGAAGTTGATTTTCTCATGAAGCTGCCACAGCAATTTCTTGAGATTGAATTAGAAGAGTTAATTGCAAACAATGTTCAAGTCCGTATGATGGGTCATAAAGAGGAATTGCCATCGTTCACCATTAGCGCTGTAGAAGAAGCAATCGTAAAGACGGCAAATAATACAGGACTCGTATTGAATTTTGCTTTGAATTATGGAAGTCGGATGGAAATGCTTGATGCTGTAAAAAATATCGCTGCCGAGGTACAACAGGGTCGCTTAGCCATTGATGATATAGATGATAAGGTTATGGCGGATCGATTACTGACAAGCGGAATGCCAGATCCGGATTTATTGATTCGGACAAGTGGTGAGCTGCGTTTAAGTAATTTCATGATGTGGCAGCTTGCATACAGTGAATTATGGTTTACGGATGTGTATTGGCCAGAGTTTACAGAAACGCATTTCCAAGAGGCGATACTGGAATATCAGCGCCGTGCACGACGGTATGGTGGATTGTAGCTTCAAGCAACGGAGTGTGACATTTCATTGAGACAAAGAATAATTACCGGAGTTATTGCAGGAGCGTTGTTCATCGGTCTAACGATAGTAGGAGGGTGGCTATTTACTACTCTTCTTGTATTGCTGGCTTTAATTGGCTTTACTGAATATGCGCGCATGAATAATGTAGCATGGTCGCATCCGTCCTCTTTGCTCGGGTATGTGGGTGTGCTGCTTTTTGTGCTTCCATGGTCAGAGTGGGGGATTGCAATACCATCGGCGCTCACTATTTTGTGGATGCTAGCTTTCTTATTGCTTGCTTTAACCGTAATTACAAAAAATAGAACGACAATTGACGGCGCCGCACTTATGTTGCTAGGCGCTTTATATGTTGGTTATGGCTTTGCAGCAATGGGCGAGGTTCGTCAAATTGAGCAGCATGGACTATTTTGGACTTCATTGGCTTTTGGCTGCATTTGGGCATCGGATATTGGTGCCTATTTTATGGGACGAGCTTTTGGGAAAACAAAGCTTTGGCCGTCTATTAGTCCTAACAAAACGATTGAGGGCGCTTTAGGAGGCGTTTTATTTTCCTTGATTGTGGCTGTTGTTTTTGCTTTGATTGTTCCTGAGAATATTGAATTGTCAAAAGCGTTGCTAGTTGGTTTGATAGCTGCGGTGGCAGGTCAATTCGGTGATCTGATCCAATCTGCTTATAAGCGAGTGCGAAATATAAAGGATACAGGCACTTTGTTACCGGGACACGGTGGCGTGCTTGACCGATGCGACAGCTGGCTAATTGTTTTCCCGCTGTTAGTACTGACAGAGCTGCTGCCCTTATAAATCAGGAGGGTTTTTGCATGAAAAAGATAAGTATCTTAGGCTCAACAGGTTCAATTGGAACACAAACGCTAGATATTATTTCCCATGATCCTGACCGTTATAAGGTTGTTGGACTATCTGCAGGATCAAATGTTGATTTGCTGATTGAGCAGGCGAAGCTTTTTAAGCCGGAGCTCGTTAGCATGGCATCCAAATCTGATGCTGAAGCCGTACAAGCCCATCTGCCGAGCAGTACAAAGGTTGTCTATGGGGAAGATGGTTTGATTGAAATAGCGGCTGGTACGGACGCTGACGTGGTTGTAACTGCAATCATGGGAAGCAGGGGCTTGCCAGCAACGCTAGCTGCAATCGAAGCAGGCAAAACCATTGGCTTAGCTAATAAAGAGACGCTCGTTACGGCAGGGCATATCGTAATGGAACGTGCGCGTCAGCGCGGTGTATCCATTTTACCTATTGATAGTGAGCATTCTGCCATATTCCAGTGTTTGAATGGTGAAAATAGAAAATCGATCAAGCAAATCACGTTGACCGCATCGGGCGGATCATTCCGTGATCGCTCTAGGGAGCAGCTCGAAGGCGTGACGGTTAATGAGGCACTTAATCATCCGAACTGGTCTATGGGTGCGAAAATAACGATTGATTCAGCCACGATGGTAAACAAAGGTCTTGAGGTTATTGAAGCAAGATGGCTGTTCGATGTTACATACGATCAAATAGATGTCATTATTCATCCGGAGAGCATCATTCATTCTTATGTGGAATTTACCGATCATAGTGTAATTGCGCAAATGGGACTGCCTGATATGCGCGTACCTATTCAGTACGCGCTATCTTATCCAGAGCGAAATGAAACGCCAACCAATAGACTAAATCTTGCGGAAATTGGCAAGCTGCATTTTCGAGAGATGGATTTTGCAAGATATCCCTGCTTGAAGCTCGCCTTCGAATGTGGACGTCTAGGCCATTCCGCGCCAGCTGTATTTAATGCGGCTAATGAGGTTGCTGTAGCACGATTTTTGAAAGGCGAGATTACATTTCTGGATATTGAGCGAGTACTAGAAACAGTGGTCGATCGACATGTTGTCATTGAAATCAATGATTTGCAAATGATTGCAGAAGTGGACGCTTGGGCACGCCAGCTGGCAGAATCCGTATAATATCGGTCAAATACCGGTTCTCTTGTATCGGACGGGAGAATAATGATAATCTATGTACAGGCCGTAATGAACAGGAGGCTTCAGCTTAATGCACATGATTCAAGTCGTCTTTTTGACTGTACTCGTCTTTTTCGTGATCGTATCGATCCATGAATGGGGTCATTACTTTTTCGCCAAGCGTGCGGGTATATTAGTTCGAGAATTTGCAATTGGTTTTGGGCCGAAGCTCATTTCGGTGAAACGCGGTGAGACTAGATACACGCTAAGATTAATACCTGCAGGTGGATTCGTGCGAATGGCAGGCGAGGACCCTGAAATCATCGATGTCCAACCAGGCCAAACCATAGCTGTCCGCCTGAAAGATAATCTAGTGACCAGGCTGTATTTGGATCGCCTTGATGAGCGCAGCTCTGTAGTTCGCGGTGAAATTGTCTCCATAGATCTTGAGAACAAGCTGTCTGTTACATTGGACATTGAAGGAGAGAACGAGAGCTTCTCCGTACATCCTACAGCGCTAATGATCTCTAGAGGCAAGGAAACACAAATCGCACCGCTGGATAGACAATTTGGCAGTAAAACGGTTGCGCAGCGTGCGCTTGCTATTTTTGCAGGACCTATGATGAACTTTGTTCTTGCTTTCGTTTTGTTTGCTGCGTATATTCAAATGGCTGGAATTCCTGTTGAGTCGCCAGATAAGCTTTTGGTAGGACAGATTTCAGAAAATATGCCTGCCTCGAAGGTTGATCTGAAAGAGGGCGACGTCATTGATACAGTCAATGGTGTCAAAATCGGAATTGATTTTGATAAAATGATTGAAATTATCGGCAAATCTCCGAATATACCTGTTACAATGGAAATTATTCGAGATGGCATAGCCAAACAGGTTGTGATCACTCCTGAACCGAATGAAGAGGGCGTAGGCAAGGTGGGCATTAGTGCAGCACTGCCAACGCGTTCCGCGACGTTTACAGAAACGTTTACAGGCTCAGCCAAGCTTATGAAAAATATGACGGTAAGTATTTTTGAAGGCTTTAAGATGCTTATTTTTGGTCAATTCAAGCTGGATGACTTAGGTGGTCCTGTACGTACTGCTGAAGTAACGAGTCAAATTGCGAAGCAGGGAATAGCCCAGCTTACGTCATGGACTGCTTTGCTCAGCTTATATTTAGGGATTTTCAATTTGCTGCCGATACCGGCGCTGGATGGCAGTCGACTAATTTTCCTTGGAATTGAAGCGATTCGCCGTCGTCCCATTGATCCGAACCGTGAGAGCATGGTGCATTTTGTGGGTTTTGCGCTTATTATGCTTTTAATGCTTGTAGTAACCTATAATGATATTCTACGATTGGTTAGAGGGGAGTAATTAGTCGCTCATGTCTAAAGATAAACAATTTGTTACTGAAATTACGCCGCAGGGCGAGGATTTCTCCAGATGGTATATTGATGTCATCAAAAAAGCAGAGCTCATGGATTATTCACCTGTCCGTGGCTGCATTGTGTTCCGTCCAGAAGGCTATGAGCTTTGGGAGAATATTCAGAAGGATCTAGATCGTCGTTTTAAAGAAACGGGTCATCGCAACGCTTATTTCCCGATTTTTATTCCTGAGAGCTTTTTTCAAAAGGAGAAAGAGCATGTTGAGGGCTTTAACCCTGAGCTGCCTTGGGTAACGGAGGCGGCAGGCGAGAAGCTCGAGGAGCGGCTTGCGATCCGTCCAACATCGGAGACGATGTTTGGTCATATGTACTCCAAATGGATTCAGTCCTATCGCGATCTTCCTTTGCTGATCAACCAATGGGCCAATGTGGTTCGCTGGGAGAAGCGGACGCTGCCATTCCTGCGTACTAGCGAATTTTTATGGCAGGAAGGCCATACCGCTCATGAGACAGAAGGGGAAGCACGTCAAGAGACGATGCAAATGCTGGATGTTTATACTCAGTTCTTAGAAGAGTTTCTTGCAATTCCGGTTATTAAAGGTGAAAAAACACCATCAGAACGGTTTGCGGGCGCTGTTGATACGTATTCGATCGAAGCTATGATGAAGGACGGGAAAGCCGTCCAAGCGGGTACTTCCCATTATCTTGGGACAAAATTTGCCGTTGCTTTCGATATCAAGTTTTTAGATCGTGAGAATACCCTTCAATTCGCACACACTACGTCATGGGGGGTAAGCACTAGACTTATCGGTGCCCTTGTCATGGTTCATGGCGATGATCGCGGACTGGTGCTGCCTCCGAAGGTTGCTCCAACTCAAGTGATTATGATTCCAATCGGTCCTGCAAAAATGCGTGAGCAAGTAGTTGGACGTGTAGACGAGCTGTATGCTGAGCTTAAAAAAGCTGGCGTGCGGGTTCGTGTAGATGATCGTGCTGATATTACCCCGGGCTGGAAATTTAATGAGTATGAAATGCGCGGTGTTCCACTTCGCCTAGAGCTTGGTCCACGTGATATGGAAAATGGACAAGTTGTACTCGTTTCAAGGGTTACAGGGGAAAAACGTATTGTTCAGCAAGCAAATCTTGTTGCTGAGATAGAGGCAATGCTTGAAGAAACACATCTTGAGATGTTTAATCGCGCCAAGCAATTCCGCGCGGATAACTCGCGCACTGTAGATACATTAGATGAAATGAAGAGTTTTCTTGAAGAACAGCGCGGCTTCGTAGAAGCTGGCTGGTGTGGATCAGCTGCTTGTGAGAAGCAGGTGAAGGAAGAAACTGGCGCAACAAGCCGGAATATACCTTTTGAGCCGTCCGTTCATAAGGAAACTTGCCTTGTATGCGGCGATTCAGCTAAGCATACTGTAGTTTTTGCACGAGCTTATTAAGGACTGAAGCTAGTTCGGTTCGGATCTTAAGGAGTGGGTTTTATGAGCCAAACCACAGAAAAACGGCAGCGCTTTGAGATGCTTTTACAGCAGGCAGGGCTGCCGCAGGAACTTATACAAACTTATTTTCAGGATGGATATATTGATCAAGTCATCGTCAGCAACAGTAATCGAGAATGGACGTTTTGCATCCGCAAAACGTCCATGGTTCCTTTAAAGGCCTATAACGGTCTCGTTCAAGCGGCGCGTTTGAAATTCGAGCATATTGCTGCAGTCGATTTTCAGTTTATTTATGATGAGGTCATTGAGACGGAATCTATTATTTTGCAATATTGGCTCTTATTCGTGGAACAGGCTCAGCGTGAGAATGCTTCTGTAAACGGTTGGCTGCAAAAAGCAACCATTGCCGTAGAAGGTGACGTACTGACGTTGTCGCTGCTTGACAATACAGGACTTGAGCTTGCGCGCAAAAAACGTCTGGATGACGATATTATTCGTTTTTACAACAATAGCTTCCAACGCGTATTTAAAGTCAAAATGATCGTCAGTGAATCTCGTCAAGAAATTTTAGATGAGTATGCCCTTCGAATCGTTCAAGAAGAACGTGAATATGTGCAGGAGCTGATGGCGAGTTCACAGTCCGAGTCAGACCTTGTGGATGAGGCTGAAATTAGACTTGCAGTTGGCTATGATATTCGTGAAGAGCCAGTACCTTTGATGAACATCATTGAAGAAGAAAAGAAGATCACTGTGCAGGGAGCGGTGTTCGGTCTTGATATGAAAGAGCTGCGCAACGGAAGTACGCTGTTTACGTTCAACGTGACCGACTTTTCTGATTCTATTGCAATGAAGATGTTTGCCAAGACGAAGGACGATGTGAAAATATTAAACCAGCTCGCTAATGGCAAATGGGTTAAAGCTCGAGGTCGGATTGAATATGACCGCTTTATGCAGGAGCCTGAGCTTGTTATGATGCCGAATGATTTGCATGAAGTGAAATCTCCTCCAGATCGTATGGATAAAGCAGAGGAGAAACGTGTCGAGTTTCATCTTCATACAACGATGAGTGCTATGGACGCGGTAACGTCGATAGATACGTACGTCAAGACTGCTGCAAGATGGGGACATAAAGCGATAGCTGTAACTGATCACAGCAATATTCAATGTTATCCTGATGCAAATAAAGCAGCTAAGAAGCATGGAGTGAAAGTTCTCTTCGGCGTCGAGGCTAATATCGTTAATGATGCCATTCCTATGGTATTGAACTCCAGATCTGAGCCGCTCGCTACTACAACGTATATCGTATTTGATATTGAGACCACGGGCTTGTCGGTAATCAACAATAAAATTATAGAGCTTGCAGGCGTTAAAATGCGCGATGGAAAAGAAATTGATCGTTTTTCAACGCTTATTGATCCGCATGAGAAAATTCCTTACCACATCCAACAGCTGACGAACATTAATGATGATATGGTAAAAGGACAGCCAGACATAGAGCCTAAGCTGCGAGAGTTTATCGAATTTATAGGTGATGATATCCTTGTCGCTCATAATGCCAGATTTGATATTGGCTTTATTCAGGCCAATTGTAAAGCTTTTGGCATGCCTGAGGTCAAAAACCCTGTTCTTGATACACTAGAGCTTGGCAGATTTATTTTTCCAACACTCAAAAACCACCGCTTGAATACGTTAGCTGATAAATATAAGGTTAGCCTTGAGAACCATCACCGTGCAGTAGATGATTCACTTGCTCTTGGCGGTATATTGTATGGCCTAATTGCTAGCGCAGCAGAGCGGAATATTACGAATTTGCATCAGCTTAATGACTATGTCGGTATCGACTTATCTAATTCGCGCCCGTTTCATAGTAATGTCTATGCTTTAAATGCCGTTGGCAAAAAAAATCTATTTAAGCTTATCTCACTTTCACACACCGAGCATTTTAAGCGCGTGCCTACCATGCCAAAGAGTAAGCTGGTAGCGTTGCGAGAAGGTCTTCTTATTATATCCGGCTGCGAGAAGGGTGAGTTCTTCGAGACGGTGCTGAATAAATCGTATGAGGAAGCGCTTGAGGTTGGCAGATTCTATGATGTCCTCGAGATTCAACCGATTGATTTCTATATGCATTTAGTTGAGAAGGGGCTAGTGGGCAGTCGGGCTGAGATTGAGCAAGCGCATCGCCGGATCTGTCAAATCGGTGATGAGCTGGGCAAGCCGGTCATTGCAACAGGCAACGTACATTACTTGAACCCGCGCGACAAAATATATCGTGATATTACGATTCTCGGGATTACTGGTTTTAGCCCGCTCAAAAGTATTCGCAAACCGGATGCTCACTTCCGAACAACGGAAGAAATGCTCGAGGAATTTGCATTTCTTGGCGAGGCAAAAGCACGTGAGGTCGTAATAACCAATACGGTTGAGCTTGCAGATCGATTTGAGCCGTACGATATGTTCCCTACAGGATTGTTCGCTCCAAACATTGAAGGGGCCGACGAGGAAATTCGCAATACCTGCTACGATACGGCAAAGTCAATGTATGGCGATGAATTGCCGCAGGTGGTCATTGACAGACTTGAAAAAGAGCTCATTCCAATTATTAAATTTAAGTTTTCTGCCAACTACTTGATTTCCGAAAAACTTGTAAAAAAATCGAATGCAGATGGTTACTTGGTTGGTTCCAGGGGGTCTGTAGGCTCTTCGGTAGTGGCTACGTTTCTAGGCATATCTGAGGTAAACCCGCTGCCGGCACATTATTTATGCAAAGATTTTGACTGTCGTTATAGCGAATGGTTCTTAGACGGAAGCGTACCAAGTGGATTTGACTTGCCTGATAAGGCATGTCCAAAATGCGGAAAGCCGATGAAGGGCGAGGGGCAGGATATACCGTTTGAAACTTTCCTAGGTTTTAAGGGGGATAAGGTTCCCGATATCGATCTTAACTTTTCGGGTGACTATCAGCCAATAGCCCATAATTTCACAAAAATAATGTTTGGCGAGAAAAGCGTGTTTAGAGCTGGAACAATCGGTACAGTAGCAGAGAAAACAGCTTACGGCTTCACTAAGAAATACGAGGAAGAGCATAGCAAAAAATGGCGTGGCGCTGAGCTTGCTAGACTAGCGAGCGGTTGTACCGGAGTGAAGAGAAGCACAGGACAGCATCCCGGCGGCATCGTCGTAGTACCTGATTACATCGAGGTAGAGGATATAACACCTGTTCAATTTCCAGCCGATGATGTGAATGCGGAATGGAAAACGACGCATTTCGATTATCATGCCTTCGATGAAAACTTGCTTAAGCTCGATATTCTAGGACATGATGATCCAACGATGATGCGGATGCTGCAGGATTTGACTGGTGTAGATCCTACTTCCATTCCAATGAATGATCCAAAGGTTATGAGTATGTTTAACTCTACAAAGGCGCTGAACATACCTGGTGAGCAAATTCGTTCTTCCGTAGCGACTTACGGTGTCCC from Paenibacillus sp. FSL H8-0548 encodes the following:
- the rpsB gene encoding 30S ribosomal protein S2, whose product is MAVISMKQLLEAGVHFGHQTRRWNPKMDRYIFTERNGIYIIDLQKTVKKVDEAYNFVKSIAADGGTMLFVGTKKQAQDSVKEEAERCGNFYINQRWLGGTLTNFQTIQKRIERLKQLEKWSEDGTFEVLPKKEVIILNKEKDRLEKFLGGIKGMKGLPSALFIIDPRKERIAVAEARKLGIPIVGIVDTNCDPDEIDYVIPGNDDAIRAVKLLTSKMADAIVEANQGEQTTA
- the tsf gene encoding translation elongation factor Ts; amino-acid sequence: MAVSASAVKELRERTGAGMLDCKKALDETNNDVDKAIALLREKGLAAAANKAGRIATEGVVESYIHAGGRIGVIVEVNCETDFVAKTDQFRDFARDVAMQIAAANPKFVRREEVSAEEIEKEREILKAQALNEGKPEKIVEKMVEGRISKYYEEFCLLEQSFIKDPDKTIATLLNEKINKIGENISIRRFVRYELGEGLEKKVDNFVEEVMAQVKK
- the pyrH gene encoding UMP kinase; protein product: MEHPVYKRIVLKVSGESLSGQEGYGIEATVISSIAEQVKEVVALGIEVAIVVGGGNIWRGIAGSAKGIDRATADYMGMLATLMNSLALQDALEQIDVPTRVQTSIAMQQIAEPYIRRRAIRHLEKGRVVIFAAGTGNPFFSTDTTAALRAAEIEAEVILMAKNKVDGVYSADPFKDETAQKFEELTYLDMLNRNLGVMDSTAASLCMDNNIPLIVFAITEKGNIKRVVLGEKIGTIVRGSAK
- the frr gene encoding ribosome recycling factor gives rise to the protein MPQEIKKNAEERMEKAISALKRDLSSLRAGKANPSLLDRIQVEYYGAMTPVNQLANINTPDSRTLFIQPWDKTSISAIEKAIMKSDLGLTPSNDGTAIRISIPPLTEERRADLVKMSKKFGEEAKVAIRNIRRDANEGVKKLEKTSISEDESRGHQEDIQKATDKFIAAVDKVLVDKEKEIMEV
- a CDS encoding isoprenyl transferase, translated to MIERLWAKLGKSSLQPTDSMALENVPEHVAIIMDGNGRWAKDRGLPRMAGHHSGMKAVKRITMAADRLGVKYLTLYAFSTENWKRPKAEVDFLMKLPQQFLEIELEELIANNVQVRMMGHKEELPSFTISAVEEAIVKTANNTGLVLNFALNYGSRMEMLDAVKNIAAEVQQGRLAIDDIDDKVMADRLLTSGMPDPDLLIRTSGELRLSNFMMWQLAYSELWFTDVYWPEFTETHFQEAILEYQRRARRYGGL
- a CDS encoding phosphatidate cytidylyltransferase — its product is MRQRIITGVIAGALFIGLTIVGGWLFTTLLVLLALIGFTEYARMNNVAWSHPSSLLGYVGVLLFVLPWSEWGIAIPSALTILWMLAFLLLALTVITKNRTTIDGAALMLLGALYVGYGFAAMGEVRQIEQHGLFWTSLAFGCIWASDIGAYFMGRAFGKTKLWPSISPNKTIEGALGGVLFSLIVAVVFALIVPENIELSKALLVGLIAAVAGQFGDLIQSAYKRVRNIKDTGTLLPGHGGVLDRCDSWLIVFPLLVLTELLPL
- a CDS encoding 1-deoxy-D-xylulose-5-phosphate reductoisomerase, coding for MKKISILGSTGSIGTQTLDIISHDPDRYKVVGLSAGSNVDLLIEQAKLFKPELVSMASKSDAEAVQAHLPSSTKVVYGEDGLIEIAAGTDADVVVTAIMGSRGLPATLAAIEAGKTIGLANKETLVTAGHIVMERARQRGVSILPIDSEHSAIFQCLNGENRKSIKQITLTASGGSFRDRSREQLEGVTVNEALNHPNWSMGAKITIDSATMVNKGLEVIEARWLFDVTYDQIDVIIHPESIIHSYVEFTDHSVIAQMGLPDMRVPIQYALSYPERNETPTNRLNLAEIGKLHFREMDFARYPCLKLAFECGRLGHSAPAVFNAANEVAVARFLKGEITFLDIERVLETVVDRHVVIEINDLQMIAEVDAWARQLAESV
- the rseP gene encoding RIP metalloprotease RseP, with the protein product MHMIQVVFLTVLVFFVIVSIHEWGHYFFAKRAGILVREFAIGFGPKLISVKRGETRYTLRLIPAGGFVRMAGEDPEIIDVQPGQTIAVRLKDNLVTRLYLDRLDERSSVVRGEIVSIDLENKLSVTLDIEGENESFSVHPTALMISRGKETQIAPLDRQFGSKTVAQRALAIFAGPMMNFVLAFVLFAAYIQMAGIPVESPDKLLVGQISENMPASKVDLKEGDVIDTVNGVKIGIDFDKMIEIIGKSPNIPVTMEIIRDGIAKQVVITPEPNEEGVGKVGISAALPTRSATFTETFTGSAKLMKNMTVSIFEGFKMLIFGQFKLDDLGGPVRTAEVTSQIAKQGIAQLTSWTALLSLYLGIFNLLPIPALDGSRLIFLGIEAIRRRPIDPNRESMVHFVGFALIMLLMLVVTYNDILRLVRGE
- the proS gene encoding proline--tRNA ligase, giving the protein MSKDKQFVTEITPQGEDFSRWYIDVIKKAELMDYSPVRGCIVFRPEGYELWENIQKDLDRRFKETGHRNAYFPIFIPESFFQKEKEHVEGFNPELPWVTEAAGEKLEERLAIRPTSETMFGHMYSKWIQSYRDLPLLINQWANVVRWEKRTLPFLRTSEFLWQEGHTAHETEGEARQETMQMLDVYTQFLEEFLAIPVIKGEKTPSERFAGAVDTYSIEAMMKDGKAVQAGTSHYLGTKFAVAFDIKFLDRENTLQFAHTTSWGVSTRLIGALVMVHGDDRGLVLPPKVAPTQVIMIPIGPAKMREQVVGRVDELYAELKKAGVRVRVDDRADITPGWKFNEYEMRGVPLRLELGPRDMENGQVVLVSRVTGEKRIVQQANLVAEIEAMLEETHLEMFNRAKQFRADNSRTVDTLDEMKSFLEEQRGFVEAGWCGSAACEKQVKEETGATSRNIPFEPSVHKETCLVCGDSAKHTVVFARAY